The following are encoded in a window of Mustela nigripes isolate SB6536 chromosome 1, MUSNIG.SB6536, whole genome shotgun sequence genomic DNA:
- the LOC132009268 gene encoding olfactory receptor 5AN1-like, which produces MIGGGNVTQITYFILLGFSDFPRILAVLFVVFLLIYILTLTWNLCLIILIRIDSHLHTPMYFFLSNLSFIDICYVTSIAPKMLSNFFQEQQTITFVGCAVQFFVFATMGLSESCLMTAMAYDRYSAICNPLLYSSIMSPTLCIRMVLGSYLAGLSASISQLCTVFQLHFCGPNVINHFFCDTPQLLALSCTDTFFVQLLIAVLAMFFGIINALIIMISYGYIVMSIMKITSAKGRSKAFNTCASHLTAVSLFYTSSISVYLSSSSGSSSSFDRFASVFYTVVIPMLNPLIYSLRNKEIKDALKRLQKKRWSC; this is translated from the coding sequence ATGATTGGGGGAGGAAATGTTACACAGATCACCTATTTCATCCTTTTAGGATTCTCTGATTTTCCCAGAATCCTAGCAGTGCTCTTTGTTGTATTCCTGCTGATCTACATTTTGACTCTGACTTGGAACCTGTGCCTCATCATCTTAATAAGGATAGACTCTCAcctccacacacccatgtacttcttcctcagtAATCTCTCGTTCATAGATATCTGCTATGTGACCTCTATAGCTCCCAAGATGCTCTCCAACTTTTTCCAAGAGCAGCAGACCATCACTTTTGTGGGTTGTGCTGTTCAGTTCTTTGTCTTTGCAACCATGGGACTGAGTGAGTCTTGTCTCATGACAGCCATGGCTTATGACCGATATAGTGCCATTTGCAATCCACTTCTCTATTCATCCATCATGTCACCCACCCTCTGTATTCGGATGGTGCTGGGATCCTATTTGGCTGGACTCTCTGCTTCTATATCCCAATTGTGTACCGTGTTTCAGCTCCACTTTTGTGGGCCCAATGTCATCAACCACTTCTTTTGTGACACACCCCAACTGTTAGCCTTGTCTTGCACTGACACTTTCTTTGTGCAACTGTTGATTGCTGTATTAGCAATGTTCTTTGGGATAATAAATGCCCTCATTATCATGATATCCTATGGCTATATTGTTATGTCCATCATGAAGATCACTTCCGCTAAAGGCAGGTCCAAAGCTTTCAACACCTGTGCTTCTCATCTGACAGCAGTTTCCCTCTTCTATACCTCAAGTATCTCTGTCTATTTGAGTTCTAGCTCTGGCAGTTCCTCCAGTTTTGACAGATTTGCATCAGTGTTCTACACTGTGGTCATTCCAATGTTGAATCCCTTGATTTACAGTCTGAGaaacaaggaaatcaaagatGCATTGAAGAGGTTACAAAAGAAGAGATGGTCCTGCTGA